A genome region from Pelodiscus sinensis isolate JC-2024 chromosome 27, ASM4963464v1, whole genome shotgun sequence includes the following:
- the LOC102447519 gene encoding homeobox protein SIX6-like isoform X1 produces MPLPLSLFPPGQVARVCEALQKSGEFERLARFLWALPPALTFRCHLASPWVPACPKLLGSHTSALLVPNCSQASPYGAQGTLGGLDQHSSCRRQSSTFPKSNMQHKASSFKEKTRNLLREWYLQDPYPNPSHKRQLAHATGLTPTQVGNWFKNRRQRDRAASAKHRLQKDSSFQPSGAAQPARTESQDIMGVSDTPSLQEHSSTPGRQNYPSSADSDSSL; encoded by the exons ATGCCACTACCACTTTCACTCTTCCCCCCAGGGCAGGTAGCCCGAGTCTGCGAGGCCCTGCAGAAGAGTGGGGAGTTTGAGCGTCTGGCACGgttcctctgggccctgccacCTGCCCTTACTTTCAGGTGCCACCTGGCCTCTCCTTGGGTGCCAGCCTGTCCCAAGCTGCTGGGCTCCcacacctcagctcttttggtacCCAATTGCAGCCAGGCCTCACCCTATGGGGCCCAAGGAACCCTGGGGGGTCTGGACCAGCACTCATCATGCAGGAGACAATCCTCCACCTTCCCGAAGAGCAACATGCAGCACAAGGCCAGCAGCTTCAAG GAGAAGACACGGAACCTGCTGCGGGAATGGTACCTGCAGgacccctaccccaacccctcccacaaGCGCCAGCTGGCCCATGCTACTGGCCTCACCCCTACTCAGGTGGGGAACTGGTTCAAGAACCGCCGGCAGCGGGACCGGGCTGCCTCAGCCAAGCACAG ACTCCAGAAAGATTCATCGTTCCAGCCAAGTGGGGCTGCCCAGCCTGCCAGAACGGAGAGTCAGGACATCATGGGCGTGAGTGACACTCCATCTCTGCAGGAGCACAGCAGCACCCCGGGCAGGCAGAACTATCCCAGCTCAGCTGACAGCGACAGCAGTCTCTGA
- the LOC102447519 gene encoding sperm acrosome membrane-associated protein 3-like isoform X3: MTSQGPGTFWNTSPDFGPQEESGTCCFCTLHSPGLCLAFHESRFDTGTVDHEADGSTDNGIFQINSRLWCEDYKSSARNLCHMHCSDLLTSNINDDIVCAMQIVQQPRGLGAWLAWRKHCEGRDLSQWVEGCNVGSR; the protein is encoded by the exons ATGACATCACAAGGTCCCGGCACGTTCTGGAACACCAGCCCTGACTTTGGCCCTCAGGAGGAATCTGGGACTTGCTGCTTCTGTACACTGCACAGCCCTG GGTTGTGCTTGGCTTTTCACGAGAGTCGGTTCGACACGGGCACTGTAGACCATGAAGCTGATGGCAGCACCGACAACGGCATCTTCCAGATCAACAGCCGCCTATGGTGTGAGGACTACAAGAGCTCTGCCCGGAACCTGTGCCACATGCACTGCAGCG aTTTGTTGACCAGTAACATCAATGATGACATTGTGTGTGCCATGCAGATTGTGCAGCAGCCAAGGGGCCTCGGGGCCTG GCTGGCCTGGAGGAAACATTGTGAGGGCCGCGACCTCTCCCAGTGGGTGGAAGGATGTAATGTGGGAAGTAGATGA
- the LOC102447519 gene encoding sperm acrosome membrane-associated protein 3-like isoform X2, with product MVSLVLLATLASLLTGNMGKIFQRCELAQVLHHAGMDGFRGYSLADWLCLAFHESRFDTGTVDHEADGSTDNGIFQINSRLWCEDYKSSARNLCHMHCSDLLTSNINDDIVCAMQIVQQPRGLGAWLAWRKHCEGRDLSQWVEGCNVGSR from the exons atggtgtctcttgTGCTGCTGGCCACCTTGGCCTCCCTCCTCACAGGGAACATGGGAAAGATCTTCCAGCGCTGCGAGCTAGCCCAGGTGCTGCACCACGCAGGGATGGATGGGTTCCGAGGCTACAGCCTGGCTGACT GGTTGTGCTTGGCTTTTCACGAGAGTCGGTTCGACACGGGCACTGTAGACCATGAAGCTGATGGCAGCACCGACAACGGCATCTTCCAGATCAACAGCCGCCTATGGTGTGAGGACTACAAGAGCTCTGCCCGGAACCTGTGCCACATGCACTGCAGCG aTTTGTTGACCAGTAACATCAATGATGACATTGTGTGTGCCATGCAGATTGTGCAGCAGCCAAGGGGCCTCGGGGCCTG GCTGGCCTGGAGGAAACATTGTGAGGGCCGCGACCTCTCCCAGTGGGTGGAAGGATGTAATGTGGGAAGTAGATGA